The Engystomops pustulosus chromosome 3, aEngPut4.maternal, whole genome shotgun sequence region ggggtcttgactaatatatatagtatattatactgtataatcatCAATATCAAAAACTTGGGATAACCCTTTAAATCACATGAATGGTGGGCATGGCATGAATCTCCTGAATAACTCCATGTGAGCAGAGGATATGTTCTCATGGTTCAGcagtgctccattcacttcaTGGAACAATTATATCCTGGTGCTCCCCAGAAATGGCATAAACCTTCACTCTACTCATATGGGGTAACCTACACACCATTATTCTTATGGTCTCTGATAGTCCCATTGGTTGGACCCTTAGTGATTAGGCTTTGAAGTTCGAAAGTGACACATTTCAGACCAAGGAGATCTGTAATGGATCTTGGTGTAGATTCTACATGATTATAGGAGGTTAAAAAACTCCCAATACCGTGGATTAATATTGGTTGAATCCATTGATATTTGTGGGATAGGCTgatcatcctgtgtatatggcGTCTTCATTCCCCAACCCAATAGTAGTAACTGAGAACCGAAATATTAGAGGGAGTTATTAGTCAATTGTATTCAATATTGTCTTACTCCTCTTTTTCCATTAACATTACATTCAATCTTGAAGATCTAGTGGAGCGGGGGTCAGACGTAGCATTTCAGATGATTTCTAGGAAAATATATAAGGTAATTGGATATCTAGATGTAATGTTAGATGATTTCGATCCACAAAATATGTTGACTAATTTTATGATTGTGAACTCCACACAATGTCTGTGAATACGAAATGTTTATTTCAATATAAAACATGGGTAAAGTATTTGTTTGGGTCTAAATCAGTAAAATGAGAGACGCCCAAAGTGTAATATAGTTTAAGACAAATGACATTAGCATTTTCCTAAAACTATAAACAATCCTGAGGAGGCTACTCCCTGATCCCTTGTTCCCTGATCAGCTCCTTAGTCGGTCTCATTCAATACAATGGGGTCTCCATGACTGGCCAAGGTCTTGGTGATGAGTCATTAGCAACTTAATAGAAGCTTCTGCCGCCCTAATATGATTCTATTTAAATTTTACTCTCTTTTAAACAATCAACAAGACTAAGAAAAACTTTATTGAATATTTAACATCTACAAAGACAATATAATTTATGAAACTTTAAAAACAGTTTTTGGTcattataaataaacacaaaactatgATAACACATTATATCTccacagaacaaaaaaaaaaaaaaaaaaaaaaaaaaaacttacaaataaataataatctctTCAAGGACTTGAACCTGATGatttagaagcagatcaggtgggattcatacacagggggcaccagatcaTCAGCAATACTTTTATATTTGTAGAGGCACAAAACACCTTATCTGCTCctctccttatatacatcacGTTGGAATGGAATTTGTATAGATTTATTCTCGAATTATATCATCATGCAATCTCTAGAAACTGTATATAAAAGATACTACAAATGTTTAGCCACATCTCCTACTACAACATGAAGGTCTCCGAACCATTATTGTTATGTATTCCACCATTATAACCTGATATTTCTTTCCATATGGCAGGAAATTATACCTCTGCATCGCAGTATTGGGTAACTaatacaaattacaaaaaatataaaataaaacatcttTCATGAAAGAaaggatcctcctgctgctgaaagATGGCGCCACATGATATGTTCCTCCTGTCCAAGATACTGTATACATGACTATACTATCCCAGTACAAATACCCAGACACAGACCCAACAACTACATGAAATATGACCAAacatgtttacacaaaaaaaagccaaaattgaccctacataaaatatgtaaaattcaaAAAAGATAATTATATCTATTAaacaatttgccaaaaaaaaataaaataaaaaataaagaaaaaaaaaaaaaaaaaaaaaaaaatataaatatatatatatatatatatatatataatctaacaGACCATAAATGGGATCGTGATCTGGCCACACAAATTGCGTCTAGCTTACAACCCCAATGACTTCTATTATGCCCGGTCACGGTGCGGCAGGGAACTTTAGCCATCGGCAGGTTAAGCAGAGCAACCAACTCCATACAGACTGTGTATATGTGACCTCAGAGTGATGGTCAGCAGAAAGAGAATAAACATGGCTAGAAATTATAGAGACCTCATAATCTCCCCCACAATGTCTGTCCTGTACTAAATATTAGGGATTGATGGGATCCACCAGAAGTTACAACTGTTATttgttatatattaataatagCAACTTCATCACTCAATACTAGAAATGAATTTATGTCCCGATAGTAAATGACAACATTCAGAATAATTCTATCTACTGGTAAATGTCTACATAGAATTCACTCTGTCTCCAGAGAATATTATGCAACTTCCATCAGATGTCAACTCCATTTTATCCAGTGAAACTGGCAAAAAAAAAGCCATAGACATTACATATAGAAAAAGGTTTGTTGTGTTGTACAGAAGAACAATAATATGTTAATAGATCCAAATGTCACAAATAATCACATCAACGTCCAGGTGATATCTGTATTTGCATATGATAAGAGGGTCATTTACACTCCATTACCTATGGAAGGGGAGGGACATCAACTATTAGTCATAGTTTCCCTATAAAAGACAGATGGACCTCTTGGATAGCAGTCAGTTTTTGGAAACTGGATCCTCTTCTAGATCTTCTACAGAACTGACCCGGCAAGAGATTTATTCTCCTGTGACCCATAAAGACAAATCCAACTTCTTGGAGACCTTCTTGAATTATCATTGTCCAGTCACTATCAGGATAAATAATCTACAAATCCACCATGGAATTCTGCAACTTTGATTTGCAAAAGATTTCCGAAAAGAATTTCCAGTTCCTGGAGTATCTGGGACAAGGAACCTACGGCCAAGTGGTCAAGGCACGTGAGAGGGCAACAGGTAAATACCCAGCATGAAAGGTCTACAAAAGATACAGTTCAGTGAATAATCTGTAATATTTTTATAAGTTTAGTTTTTTGCCTTTAGGAATGTGTAACATTTCTGAAAGTTCTTTAGATGGTGGTTTTCATGTTATAGAATTCATTATTTTCTTTGCCAATGGGAGTTAGAGccttttgacttccaaatcctaTTTGAAGGGTCCTATATTTGGAATAACCATTCTGCTTTGCATTACATGTTGTCTACTTTATGAAGAGTAATTATTCTTTATGAGAAGGATGAGCGCCTTGAAAAAAAGAATCCCTGCTCTCCTCAATAACTAAAAACTCTATAATAGATTGCATGAAGCTAGAAGACCACCCCTTCAATTTAAATATTCCCAAATATTCTAGAattttaatgataaaatatattttcttcttaTCAGGTAAAATGGTTGCCCTCAAAATGATGGAAAAGAACAAAACAAAGTGGACCTCCTTCCTACAGGAGCTTTGTACCTCCATATTCCTGTCCAGCTACCATGGGATCATCTTGACGCACTCCTCCATTGTGGACTGTGTGGACCACTATGTGCTGGCCCAGGATTTGGCTCCTGCAGGAACCCTCTGCGCTCTCATCAAGCCTGATGTAAGTATCTCAGATGAAATTAtggaaaaaataatgtttttggaatttagaaaaaaaatgttaaaatgaatTCAATGAAATGTGGTCATGAATGGTTTGGTTTCTTATTCCTAAAGAGGTTTTATATTATTAGATCAGTGGTCTATAACCTGTAGTCCTGTAGTTGATGCGGAGGTCATGCAATTTTTGGAGTAGTGGTTTTACAGCAACCAGAGGGCCACAGGCTGGAGACCACTGATGTGGACTTAAGCCAAGATTTGATAAATTTATAGTTacatattttatcatttacatAATGCACACGTCTAATAATATCTTCTTTTCTAGGTGGGGATTCCAGAGGTGATGGTGCGGCGCTGTGCACTACAGCTGTGCGGAGCTCTGGAGTTCATGCACAGCAAACAACTGGTGCACAGAGACCTCAAGCCTGACAATGTGTTATTAATGGACAAGGAATGTCACCAGGTCAAGCTGAGTGACTTTGGCTTGACCCAGCAGGTGGGAACTCCTGTTCCATTTATGTCCCCCATAATTCCCTACATGTCGCCGGAGCTTTGTAATTTAAAACCTACTGAAACCATAATTAACGATGCAAGCGTGGATATATTTGCCTTGGGTGTTTTGTTGTTTGTCGCATTTTCTGGAAATTTTCCGTGGAGAAGAGCGGTCGAGCAGGATCAACTTTTTAGGAAATTTGTTTGTTGGCAAAATGGTGTGGATCATGTTCCACCTCCGAAGCATTGGGAAAATTTCAACGGGGCAGCCCAGGAACTTTTTCATGTGCTGCTTTGCCAGGATCCCAATGCCAGGAGTCTTCTTAGTGTCTCAACGTATGCCGAAATTCCATGGGGAGTAGAAGAAATTCCGGATGAAGCTTTTCAATTATCAATTGCAGAAGATGATATTCAGGAATATAACGGTGAGATTATCATTATAGAAGCAGAGGATGAATATATAATAGTGGAAAATCATGGGGACATAGAATGCATCATAGTCGATGAAGCCACCAATGAGTCCACCAGCAGCCCCAGGCAAACAACGGTGATGTTTCTTGTGGATGACACCAGTCTGGCTTTGGGATGTGAAGTGGAGGTGACGTAGATGTAAGTTGAGGACTGGTGACCAAAGCTCCCTAGAGGAAACTAATAAGGTAAGTAGTATTTCTCTATTACCCTGAGTAAGTGTTACCACTCCGAATGTGAGATGCattgagggaggagggaggagggaggtttatAATACTAAATGTGTAAATGTGGTCAATTATTGGAAATGAATAGAGAAATGGTAACGGTTTCTGGTCGTTGCACATTTTACTTCAGtggtttttttttaagctttgaGGTATTATTAGGTTGAAGAATAATTGTTATTATGGTTTATGCTCCGGTTTATCAAAGGGACATTTGTTTTTCCAGAAGAATCCCACGTTTTATATGCTGGAGAGAAATTGTAGTGTAATTGctgattattttattgtattatagTGGGTAAGGATCAGGTGGGGCTGTGGAAGCGAGGATGTTGAGCTGGATTTTAGAGAACTTGATGAAAGTGGTTTTATCCTGTGTTTATACCAATATTTAAGGTTCTGCTTTTATAGTGGGAATGGCGAAAATATAGTTTGCCAATTATAAAACTGTTGATAGTGTCCATAGTGAGGTTTGGCTCCCGGTCTTAATATCTGGATTGCTTTATCTGTTCCTGTGTTTACCAGATATAGAAATGAAAGTGTGTGCTACATTGTTTTCTGTGTTTTAAAGAGGTTTTATGAGATGCAATAAATTTTGCCTATTTGTCTAAAactaaggccccttgcacacttaAAAATGTAATGCGCTGATCTTGCATCACACTCTCagcgagtgctgcctggatcgccCGGCCAGAACGCTGCAAAACggaagtgaactgacatgctgagttcagttctggtttgcagcgttcgggccgggcgaTCTAGGCAACAATCGctgagtgtgatgcgctgaacttgcaagtgtggaaggggcttaagacTTTCCTCCCAGCCTTGTAACTGGATTTTAGACTCCTGATGCTTTTATACCTGCTTAATTGATAAGTCATTACAGTCATATAGAGATGATTGTGCAGCAGAGTTGTAGTTGGATATAGAGTGGATAGGActttgaaaaaacacaaaagtttcTTTTAAGTGGCGTTTTAAGTTTTTATGGTTTCTGACTCGAGCCAGATGATTATTTAAGGATCTTGTCTATTGATTTTTGTATTGAAAGAAACTAGACCAGAGAATAGACCGGATAGGGAAAAGTGTCAATTACcataatattttcaatttttaaaaattatttaaattgtTATATAAAAAAGTAAGACTTGATGTATACTTTTATATTAATTTCTGCATAGTGAAATATATAGCAAAATATCATTTGTAATTATTCCATCGTTATTCCACATTTCTATAAAACAATCCATGAAGTTACTTTGTCCCAGTAATTTGTAGTAGTGTGGGGCATGTCCATAGACTGAGCTAACTGCCctctaaaaactgaaaaaaacagcagcagaggtaaaatatataatattccctgtgtattatctattacTGCTGCATCTTaccacttttaaccccttcccgacatttgacgtactattactgcatggcgggaggtgcgttcccgcaaaatgcggtaatagtacgtcaagcttctggcgccggctcctgaacggagccagcgccagaagctgcgggtgtcggctatatatcatagccgacacctgcctctaacacccgcgatcggagatttctccgatcgcgggtgttaacccctaacacgccgcggtcgcgctgaccgcggcgtgtcaggggcattttcgctggaatcggacccccccgcggcgcttaccgggggggtccgctgctccgatcgcagccccgggactgccggtgcccggggctacgcgatcctcctgccgggagccgggtccctgccttctggcaggacccggctgtgacacactgagcatgcgcagcatgctcagtgtgtcacataatacagtgtaatacatctgtattacactgtattaggtgaagaatagcttgaacaagtgatcaatggatcacttgttcaagctaacctgtaaaagtaaagaaaaaaggtaaaaaaacactaataacacacttttgaataaaaataattaattaaataaagttaaagtccccctaaacacaaacattccctatacacatctaataaagtgaaaaaacctgaaaatttccaaaataccccacatatttggtatcgccgcgtccgtaacaatctgtacaataagtcagaaacattattggacccgtacggtgaacgccgtaataacaaaacgcgaaaaactcgccaaaaatgtaaattttcttaaaatcccttcacaaaaatgttccaaaaagtgataaaaaaaaagttatgtgcaccaaaatggtaccaattgaaagaacaactcaacacgtaaaaaataagccctaaactagctctgtcaacaaaaaaatattaaagttatatctccgaaaagatggcgatgcaaaaacaaaggagattttctttatatttgtttttttcctgtaaaatatataaaaaactatataaatgaggtatcaccgtaatcgtagtgatctagagaataaaaatattatagtatttttagtgtatggtgtacgacccccaaaatatgcaaaaaaaaggaacccaaaattgacaattttcttttcctccatacattaaagagttaataaaatctcaacaaaaagctacagacccactaaaatgaagtatttgtaaagttcatctcatgtcgcaaaaaataagcccttatatgtccaaattgccaaaaaaataaagattgtatagccattataaagtgacaatgcataatctgctttgaatggcgcagcttcccttcgatgccctggcgtgtgcccatacagcaggttaccaccacatatggggtattgttatacacgggagagattgggtatcaaattttgtggagcgttttggtattttatccactgagaatttgtacattttatgaaaaacacattaatttagtaaaaaaaaaaaaaaaaattcaaaattgcatccgattttgttttaacccctgtaaaccaattaaacggttaaaaaacttcataaaagttgttttacgtacgttgaagggtatagtttctataatggggtaatttatggggttttacttttatttaggtctctcaaagtgacttcaaacctgagcaggtacctcaatagcaggatttagctttttttatgaaaatgtgaaaaatcgcacctaacgttcaaagccccataacatcctacaaaaataagactataCATAAAAAAAccagaggtataaagtagacatttggtgaatgttagttattatgttttctggtgttatgactcatgtgtggaaaaagtagaacattttgaatttcgaaaattgagaatttttccaaattttcaccaaatatctgattttctcataaataaatgcaaaacatacaaccaaaattttgtaactaacatgaagtacaatgtgtcacgagaaaactatttcaaaatcacttggatatgttaaagcgtttcgaagttataaccacttatagtgacacagggaagatttgaaaaaatgggccgtgtcaggaaggtgaaaagtggcttcagcgttaaggggttaacctttaGACCGACAAGAATGAGCATCATGAGAAGTTTCTATTTTCAGTCCCATCATCTCTTTGGTTTTAATGTTTTATACATATCCGAAATAGTGGCCGGTCTTTCATTCAACATATTTTCCTAGATTGTACTTGGAATGTAAGATGCCACAAATGATGAAACTAAAGTCGTTCTAAGTGATTGATAGTCagagtatgttttttttaatatatttaagggAATTTAATCTTTCCAATACTGATCACTTTCCTTTAAATCCATAGGTTTTAAAGTAATAACTTCCttgtaaagtatttttttctgtatttatcaTTTCTCAGCCCAAAGAATTTTGTGAATTTCCTCTCCACTCCCCGTGTCCTGCACATACATCTCCATACACTGATCTTATCTCCAGTCATAATCAATTTTCTTACTTTTCTTAATGTTTTGGTTCTGGATCCACATGGAGTAGATTTATTCTTTTCATCCTATATACATGCcctctattttaaccccttagtgctacgCGCCGGATAATAATGATCCACAGCGTTTTAGTGCGTCc contains the following coding sequences:
- the LOC140122919 gene encoding serine/threonine-protein kinase SBK1-like; this encodes MEFCNFDLQKISEKNFQFLEYLGQGTYGQVVKARERATGKMVALKMMEKNKTKWTSFLQELCTSIFLSSYHGIILTHSSIVDCVDHYVLAQDLAPAGTLCALIKPDVGIPEVMVRRCALQLCGALEFMHSKQLVHRDLKPDNVLLMDKECHQVKLSDFGLTQQVGTPVPFMSPIIPYMSPELCNLKPTETIINDASVDIFALGVLLFVAFSGNFPWRRAVEQDQLFRKFVCWQNGVDHVPPPKHWENFNGAAQELFHVLLCQDPNARSLLSVSTYAEIPWGVEEIPDEAFQLSIAEDDIQEYNGEIIIIEAEDEYIIVENHGDIECIIVDEATNESTSSPRQTTVMFLVDDTSLALGCEVEVT